Within Amycolatopsis sp. cg5, the genomic segment CCGCCCCACCGGACCACGTTGTCCACTTCGGACAGAATGCGGTGGATCTCGGCGACCTGCGCGCCGCTGAAGGTGCCGCGTGCCGCGAGCGGATGCCGGGTGGCATTGGCGTCTACGGCCGTGGCGCTCGCATGGTTGCTGGTCGCGGTCCCACCGACAATCGGGCGGTTGGCGTAGCCCCAGTCATCCGCGTCCGCGTCGAGATCCTCCACGCGCTTGTCGAACTCGCCCAGTACGTACATGAGCACATCGCCCGCCGGGCCGTCTGCGACGGTCACCCGGACACCGGTACCGGGCACGGTGCGCGAGCTGCGCGGAGGGTTGACCGGCCAACCATTCTGTGAGACTGCCAAAAGAAGTCCTTTGCTGTAGGGAAAAGTTCCATGTCTTCTGCGGTGTGGGTTGGGGTGTGCACCACAGGGGTCGGCCGCGGCCGGCGTGGGGTGTGCACCACAAGCCGGTCGGCACGTCAGTAGCCGAAGTTCCGGGGTGGCAGGGGCCACGCGCCGTATTCGTCAGGGAACACCGAAGGCGTCGAAACGGACGGGGCACCTTCTAGTGCGTGGCGGGCGCTCGTCACGCCTGCACTCGCTGGTTGCCCCTGAAGAAGGGTGCCTTCCGCTGTTGCGGTCGGGTAGGTCGTCAGCGGGGCGAGAAACATGTACTCGGGCTCATGGAACGCCACGGCATAGGTGTTCTCGGCGGGCTGGACCCACGCCTGCAAAACGTTCGCCTGTCCAACGGTGAACCCGTTGGCGGTGGCGTCGGTGTGAATACTGGCAGGCCGCGCGTAAACGGCCTGGTTGGCAGTGGCCTCCGCCCAGTAGCGCACGAGGCACTTACGCAACGCTGAGACGGCTTCGGTGTCTTGCCATTCGTCGAGCGGCATTCCGTGTAACCAAGCGATTTCGAAGACTTGGACGTTGTACGAGTCCGGGTTGCTGTTGCCACGCAACGTGAATGTGCGCGTGGACGTTGTAACACCCCTGAGAGAGGCCTCGAAGCTGAACTTGCATGCGGAAGTTCCGAACGCCTGCACCATGAACCGTGCGACCAACACGGGGTACTTCGGGTTGACCATGCCGCAGGCGTAGATGGTCTGGCGTCCGTCGCGCACGCGCATGTCACGCGCGAATCCGCCGTCACTGGTGGTCAGCCTGTCGCGGTAGGTCACGCTGCGCTCTCCGCGCTCCAGCGCGCTCACTCGGTCGTCCAGGCCCCGGAACTCGGCCGCGAGAGACGGCGGCAAGGTCGGGTTAGCCACTGGTGTCGTCACCTCCGAACACTTCGCGGGGAGCTGCGGTCAACGTGATTTCTTCTGCGCCGGACTCGTTGACGGACACGGAAAGCTCAGTGATGCGCCACATTCCGGAGATCGGAACGAGCCCTGACCCGCCGGTCACGGTGAGCGCGTCGCCAAGGTCGAAGTCGTCAAGTCCTGGTGACGTGTCCGGGTAGAGCGAGATGGACGGCAACACCACGGGTGCCGCGCCGAGCCGGACGCGGGCTTCAGCTTTGGCCTTGAGCGTGTCGTACTCCTTAATGTCCGAAAAGGACTCGACGGCTTCCAGGCGCGGGAAGATCGGTGAAGGGCTTCCGGCCGACGCCCACACCTGATCGGCCCCGTCGCCGGAACCGAGAGCGAACGCGTGCGTGACCACGGACTTGCCGCCGACAGTTGCGGCCGGGATGTCACAGTTGCGGCCCTGTTCCAGCGTGAGGGCGCGGAAGCGGCCCACGGCCGGGTAGTGGACGCGGAAAGTCGTCACCAGGTCGGCGTCTCGCCAAGCGGTGTCGAAGGAGTGGTCAAAGCCGTTGATCACGGCACCGAGTTGCTCGACGGCTTCCCCGATGGACTTGTGCTCTGACTCCTTGTATGTCCTATCGCGACGGACACCGGTCTTCTCGGTGCCGTACTCGATCATCCCGAGTCGAGAGCCGTTGCCGTAGTTGCCCGCGTGCTGGAGCAGTGCCCGCGCGATGTCGGCTTGGTCGGCTTGAGCGAAACGGGTGGTTGCGTGGTAGTGCCTTTCGCGGAAGTACGAAAGCCAGCCTTCGCACTGAATGTCGAGCGTCCCGGCTGCGAAGTCCGCCGACGCATCCCAAACCAGACCTGACCACACGATGCGGCCGGACCGTTCAATGTAGACGGCTGTGGCTCCTCCGGTCACTACGGTCTGCGTGTTTACCCGGGCCACGGTCGGGTTGAGTCCGATTGTGATAGCGGCGGAGCCGGGAGCGTTCAAAGTGTTGGTGTAGCCGAACTTCTCGGCGGGAAGCTCACCGTGGATCACACCGGACAGGACATCGCGGAAGAGGACTCGGTACGTCGCGCTCACGCGACCCCGATGTCTTCCAACAAGAACACGCGCCCGCCACCGCCGGGAAACGTCATGGACGGGTTTCCGTTGGCGGTAGGGGAAGTTCCGAGCGAGTACGTGCCGTTCGTGCTCACGGTGAACGTGGTCATGACCTCGAACACCTGCGCCGTGGTGTTCTCCTTGAGGATGTCCGCGGACTTGATCGCCGGGCTTGCCGTGGTGACGGAAGTGCCAGTGGCTAGGCGGATGTTGCCTGTTCCGTTCGGCGGACCGAGTCCGTCCGCGAAGACGTTGGTGGACCATGTGATCTTGTACTTGCGGCCCACGGACAGCGATGCGGTGATCCGTTCGAGGATGACTTCACCGTTCACGGTGTCGGTGGTCGAGCGCTTGACTTCTGCGATGACGCCACGCGGCAACGTCGGGTCACTCACGCGAACCCATGCCGTGCCGGTGAATACCCAGATTTGGGCGTTCGCCGCGTCAATCCAGAGCTGTCCCAGGCGGCCGACCGCCGGGCGTTCAAGGCCGCTGATCGTCGGGCCGGAGATGACTTGCTGTCCGCCGGTCAGCCGCTTGTCGAAGCCGGACGGGTTGGTGCCCTTCGACGCGGCCGGAACCGTGAACTCCCACACGAAGTACGTGTTCGATGTGGACGGCGGTTGCGGCGTCGCCGCCGGGGTGCCTTTGCGGATCTCCAGCAGCCACTTGCCCGTGTCGGCGGCCGTGGCCGGGGGAATCGGGTACGCAACCAGCCGGTCCACCCGGTCCCGGGTCGCGTCGGCCGGGTCGAGCGTGAGCAGCGTCGCGGAGTTCGCCTCGACCAAGTACACACCCGATTCCGTTGCCGGGGAGGGGATAGCGGCCCGGCCGGGTGCGATCGAGACATCGGAACCGGTGAGCGTGACTTGAAAGTCGGTCGCGGTGAAGATGCCGACCGTTCCGCCGGTCATCTGGCCCAGTAGCCGCCGGACGAGCCCGGCCGGGTATTCGGTGTTGTCACAGAACAGCGGGGGCGAGTCCATTTGCTTGGAAAGCGCCATACGGTGGTGTCCTCCCTGTCGGGGTCACACCCAGCTCGAAGTCCATTCGCACACCAGCTCGGCGCCGTCGCCCGCAGGACCGGAATCGACTCGGAATCCCCGGAAACCGAACTCGGTCAGGCCGGGGGCGCACGTGAGCCAGACATTCCCGGGGCCGGGCGTGAGGAAGCGGGGCGCGGTGCCGTTAAGGAGGACTTCGTGGGTGTAGGTGTCGATGTCGAGCCACTCGCCCCGCAGAAGCGTGTAGCGAAAAGTCAATGACTGACCGGTGCGCAGATTGATGATCTGCGGATCAACGACCGGGCCACGAATAATGAACTTCGGATAGCTCACGGCTGTCCCGGCGTTGAGCACGCGAACGACCCCGGCGACATTGCGCGGCGGCCCGAACTTCAGCGGAAACCGGAACGGCGGCTTGATGCCGCCCCCGGCCGCGTTCGGGTCGGCCAGCGGTGTCCCGGCGTCCAACAGGATCGGGTCGACGATCAGCGGGCTTGCGCAGTACAGCTCGACGGTGACCATGGCCAGATAGTTCGAATATTCGACGTTCACCGGGATGCCGCGCTTGCGGACCCGTGCCGACACGAACCGGACCCCGCCCCCGGCGATACCGGGGAACCGGAACACCAGGGGCGCGTCCGGAGCTGCGGGCGCGAAGGCGGCCGTCACCGCATCCAGCGCTGCGGAGAACTCGGCCGCGTCCCGCCCGTAGACCTCGATCGTGAGCGAGACCGTGCGCGCACCGAGGTAGTCCGTGCCACTCACGTCACCGTGACGGCTCAACGCGGCCCGGTCGGACGTCCGCATGCCCGGGATGTCCAACAGGCCGTCCACGGCCGCCAGGGACAGCGCGGAGTCGGGAGCGCCGATGACCAGTCCTCGGTACTCGATCATCCACTCGGCGGGCACGTCGGCGGCGGCCCGGCGGGCAGCGGCGAACAACTCGGGATCAAGCTGCATCCGGGCTCACCTCCCACCGGTTCGCATGGCCCACGCGACTTCACGCCCAATCGCGTACGGGTCGGCGTTGGTCTGCGCGTACACATTCACGGTCGCGCCGCTTCCGCCTATGCCTGCCGTCGAATGGTTGGGAATTACTTGCGCTCCCTTCGGCAAGAGAACTTGCTCAGGCCCTCGCTCACCAACGGTGTAAACTCCCGACGTCGAAATCGGACCACCCATCGCACGGAAAGGGTTCAGACTCGAAACGAAGGCCTTGACGTCGTTGACGCGATCCTGAATCCATTTGATGCCGTCAGCAACTTTCTTGACAACCCAATCGATCGCACCAGAAATCGCGTTCTTGATAGTGCTTCCGATCGAATCGAAGAATTCTCCGATCGGCCGCCACGCATCCTTGACGGCGCCGACAATCGCATTCCACTTTTCGACGGTCCACTTTTTGATCTCGTCCCAATTTGCGATGATCAGCGCGACCAGAGCGACGACCGCCGCGATAATCCAGCCGATCGGGCCCATAGCCATGACCCATGCGGCGGCCATCTGCGCGCCCCGGATGAGGCTCTCCACCCCGAGTGCGATCCACCCGGCGGTGAGCACGGCGAACGCGGGCACTTGCGCAGCGAGGGACGCGAGAGCTTCCACTTTGGACAGAATCCAGGCACCCGCTACCTGTGCCCCGCCTGCGACCGACTGAATGCCGATGAGCACCCAAGCTGCGCCGAGTGAGGCGAATGTGGCTGCCTGAACCGCAAGGGAGGCGAGCGCCTCGATCTTCGACAAGACCCATGCTCCGGCGACCTTCGCCGACTGGAGAACACTTTGCACACCGAGACCGACCCACAGCGCCGCGAGTTGCACGAGCGTCACGGATTGGACTGCCAGCGATGCCAGTGCCTCCACCTTGGACGTGATCCAGGCAGCGGTTACCTGCGCGGCGGTGACTGTGGCTTGCACAGCCATTGCGACGAGTGCGGGCAGGAAGACGGCCCCAATGACAGCGGCCACGACCGAGAGCCAGTCTCGGTTCTGTGTCACCCAGGCGACGAGCGAGCCCAGCGCTGGAATGATCGTGTCGCGCACAATTTCGGCGACAACGGAGACCGCCGGACCGAACACAGTTGTGAGAAACCCGGCGAGCTTCTCCACGATCGGGAGGACGTACGTCGAGATCACCGAAACCAAGCCCGTGGTCAGTGTCCGGCCGAACGCTTCAAGCTTCGATTGGGCGTTGTCGTGAAACGCTGTGCCAGCTTTGTCGGCCGCACCCGCGATCACGCCCAGACTCGCGGCGGCCGTCTTCGGGTCGAGCGCGAAGAGCGCCTTCTGAAGATCCTCCGACTGTGTACCAAGAAGGTTCGTCGCTGCGGCGGCCTTGGCAACCGGGTCCGGCATGGCTCGAAGTCGTTCTAGGGTGAGGTCGAATGCTGCGGCTGACTCGGCCCCTCCGGCGGCGAAGTGCTGCGCCATTTCCTGCGCGTTCAAGCCAAGTGCTTTAAACCCTTCAGCTGTCCCCTTTGTACTTTCCTTAGTTCGGATTACAAGCTCTTTCATGGCGTCGGCGACCTTGTCCGCGTCACGTGCTCCGCCGCGAAGACCTTGGGAGATAAGCCCTGTGGCCGTCGTGGCGTCGATGCCCAGTTCGCGGAAGAACGTCGAGTACTCGTTGATCGTGTCGAGAAAGTCGCCGGACTTGTCTACGCCGTTCTGAAAACCGGCGGTGATGACATCGAACGCTTCGTCTGCGCTCGCCACGAGCCCGGTCCGCAGAAGTTGCCCAACGGCGCGGGTCACCCCGCCTAGCTCCTGATCGAAGATGGCCGCCGTGTTACTCGCCTTGGCCCCGATGCGCTCAAGGTCAGCCTGTGATGCGTCGCGTAGTCCGTCGATATTGAGGACCACACCGCGAATGGCTTCGTTGATATCGGCCATGGATTCGCCGTATCCCTTGGCGTACAACGAACCTGCGGTGGCCCCGTATGTCTTCGCCTGCGCTGCGGTCGCGCCGAGTTGAGCATTGAGCTTGTCGGATAGCGGCTCTTGCGACAGCGCGTCTGAGATGGCGTTACCGATACCGGCGACCGCGCCGGAGACGACCGCGAACTTGGCGGCAACCCCGGCGACACCGGACGCCACGTTTCCCAGCGAGACACCGAACCCAGAAACGGCTTTGTCGCCGTCGCCAAGTTTCTTGGTGAGGTCGGAGACATCGCCCAGGATCGTGACCTTGATGGGTTTTGCCACGCGGCCCCCTTTACGTCATGACCGGGGTACGGCGGGTTCCCGGTGCGTCTCCGCCTCCCCGGCGGTTGCGGTCTTTGAGGTCTTTGTCCATGGCGGACACCAGCGCGTTGAACTCGTCGAGTCGTAGCGCCTGCAAATCGGTCCACGTGATCCCGAAGTGGGACACAAGCCGCGCCTTGGTTACTGCGCGGCGGGTTCGGTAGGGTCCGGCTTCGCCGGGGTCTCCACTCGGATCTTCAGGTCTCCGGCCTGTTCGATCGTGAAGGCCGGATCTTCGCGGCGCTTGACGACGAACGCCAAGGCGCGAAGGAACTTACCCTTGCGGGAACCGGGTTTGGCCACGGACTCGATGGACGCATCGATGATCTCTTCGACGGTCTCAATCTCGGAAATGGTCAGCTCGTCGATATCAATCGAGATGTAGTCGGACAAGGATTCTCCTGTCTAGGAACCGAGTGCGCGACGGACAAGCCGGGTGATCCGGTCCCGGAAGACCTCGGTGTACTCGTCGCGTTTCTTCCCGGCGGTGCGGAAGAGGAACGGGTTCGCGCGGATGTGCCGCTTGCGCCATCCGAAGTGGATGGGTCCGGCGTAGGGAACGCTCTTGCCCCGGCCCGCGCGGACGATGGCCCCCTTGACGCTTGCGGACGGCTTCACGGTGCGTGCCAGTCGGCCGGAGCGGTGCGGGGCCGCAGCGCTCGCCGGGCGGGCCACAACGTCGGCGGTGTCCTTGTGTGCCTGCGCAAGTTCCTTGCGGAGGTCGTCGTCCTTGGCGCGGCGGATGGCCGTGCGTAGTTCTTTGAGGCCCTCTACTTTGACCTCGAAGTCTCGGGCCACTGTGGACTCTCCTTGTGGTGTGCACCCCACGCCGGCCGCGGTGACCAGCTGTGGTGTGCACCCCAAGACGGCTACCCGGCGGGCGCGACGGGGGTGGGTTCGGTGTAGATGACTTTCAGCGCGTCCGTGGTGCCCGGGTCGAGAATCCGGAACGGAAGTTCCATCGTGGTCAGTTCATCGATGGACGCTTCGGGTGAGTCGCCTGTGAACTGGATTGCCGGGGCCTCGATCGAGAACGCGGAGGGCTTGCCGTCACTGGCCTTCGTCGCACCCGTGTAGGTGATCCGGGCGGACAGGACCGCGCCCGCGATGAAGTCTTCGTACAGCGCAAGGGTTGCGTCGTCGAATTCCGCTTCGATCGAGCCTTCGTAGGTCGGCACGGCCGCACGGGCGGGAATCTTCTTGAGCGGGTTCTGTCGAACGAAACGGCGGTCGGTCTTCAGGCCGGACTCGGCCGAGATGCTCCACTTGGTCACGTCGAGCGCGGTGTACGCGGACGCACCGGGACGCTTAAGTTCGACGAGCCCGGCCGTCCAGTCATACGGGAATGCAGCGGCCGGGTAGGTCGGAGCTTGTGGGGCCGCGCCGTGTGTGACGGTCTGGAAGTCGAAGCCGACCTTCACCGAAAGCGGGTTGCCGACCTCTTGGGAAAACTCGACCGTGGTCGCTACACACCCGACGTGCCGGAAGGCGACTACTCCGCCGGATGTCTTGGGGCGCACCATTTCGGCGGTGAAGCTTTTTCCGTTTCCTGTGCTCGCCGACGTGAACGTGTGAACACTGGTCTTGCCGACCGTCTTCGTGTCGCGTCGGTCGAACGCGGACGTGAGCAGGGTTGCGGCCCCGGCGTCGAGTACGTCGCACTCGATCTCGCCTTCGCCGCCCATGTCCACGATCCGGCGGCGGTCCGCTCGCGCTGTCTGAAGACCGGTCCGGAAGCCGACGCTTTCCATGAATTCGCGCGTGGTCTTCCAGCTGTCGCCCTTGCCTTCGTAACCGTCCAGCGCGGTTGCGGTGGTGCCGTAGGCCGTTTCCGGCCCCAGGGCGATTGATGCATCTAGCGCCACTCGGGCACCCTCCTATGTGTACATGCGCGCCCGCAGGGACAGGGTTACGTCCGCGATGGCGGTTGCGCCGTTGCCGTTCTCGCCGTTGGTCACGGCAACTCGGGTCGGGCGGACGTCCATGAGCCCCGAGACGCGGAGCGGGTCGAAGTCGTCGAGCACGGCGCGTTCGATCTCGGCGCGCAGCTCGTACGCGGCGGTCTCCGCCTTGATCGGGTCGCCGGGCACGGTGGCCCAGGCCCGGACGGTCAGCTCCGCCGAGATGTTGGATGGCTTGCGGCGGCCCACGGCCATGGCCACGGGCTCGATCTCGGGTTCTACGGTGTCGGTGAACCACACGGCCTTGTTGCGCGCGTCGGCCGGTTCGGCGTAGGCGACTTGAACCCCGGTCCCGGTGAACCGGGCCTTGAGCGCCTCGAACAGCGCGACCTTGGCGGCCAGGATGACGTACACGGCGCTCAGCCCCACGGTGGCCGGACACGGTGCCGGTTCAATACGGCGTTCACCTCCGGCAGGCTCGTGGGCCGCCAGTCGCCCCCGGCTTGGGCAAGGGACACCTGACCGAACTCGCTGGTGATGCTCAGCGCGCGGTCCGGCATCCGCGAGTGCAGGTCTACGGCCCACTGTCGGGCGATGGTCCGCACTGCCCACCGGATGGCCGTAGGCGGGCGCTGCGGCCATGACTGCCCCGTGTACCCCTCGACGGTCTCCACCGCGTAGGCGAGGGCCTCGGACAGGTCGGCGTCGGTGAACACGTCTGTGTCGGCGAGCCCGTCCAGCCGCCGCAGCTCCGGCAGGGTCGCGTACTGGTCGTTGGTGGCCAGGTCATGCACCCCCTTCTTGTGGTGTGCACCCCAAGCCATGCCCGCGGCCGGCTCGAGTGCTCACGTGGGGTGTGCACCACAAGCGGCCGGGGCATGGCAAAGGCGGGAATGGGTCAGGCAGCAGCCGGAGCGGGCAGGGTCAGCAGCGCGGTACCGGACGCGTCGGTGAGCGTCCCGGCGGCCCGCTGAACGAACTTGAAGCTGACCAGGTCTTCCGCGAAACGCGCTTCCGTCGAGCGGGCGACGCGCAGCGGCCCGGCGAAGCGGGTCACGAAGCCGCTCAAGTCGCTCAGGACAACCTTGGTGTTGTCGTTGTCGAAGCCCGCGTCACGCAGGACCGGGCGGCCCATCAGGGTCAGCGACGAGCCTTCCGAGATCGAGCGCATGAGGTACTGGCCGTTGTTGTCCTTGAGCTTGCGAAGCCGGGAAATGGCCTTGCGGCCCATGATCCACGAGGCCCGCTCGGCGGACGCGGTCGGCAGGTCGAAGAACAGGTCAATGACCCAGTCCGCCGCATCGGCTTCCTTGGTCAGCTTCGTCGGGGTTTCCTTGATGACGATCCCGGCGAGCAGTGCCGCGAGAAAGTCCCGGCCCATCTGGTCGGCCAAGTTCGGCCCGGCGTCGGCCGCCAGGAAGCCCACCAGGTCCACGGCGTCGTCCTGGACGAGCTCATAGCTCAGGTGGCTGAGGTAGCCGTACTTTTCCGGGGTGTTGCTCACGGTGTCGGTCTGCGGGTAGTTCTCCGGCAGGGCCGCGCCTTCGGCGGTCTTCGTGGTCGGTCGCACCGGGCTCACGCGCGGGAAGGTCAGCTTCTCGCCCGAGGTGGTGGTGATCGAGCGCGCGCCTCCCCGGACCACGTTGGACCGTTCGGCGATGATCTCGATGAGCTGCGTGTAGAGCGTCTCGGTCGGCACGGCCTTGCCGGTCTGCTTGTTCGCGGCGTCCACGGTCACGCCCATGACCGCGCGGAACTCGGCGGCCTCACCCGGCGCGAGGCTGCGCAGGGTGGCATTGTCGCTGACTCGCTCGGCGGTGGCGTTCTCGGCCTGCGGAGCGCCATGCGTGAGCAGCTCCAGCGCAAGCGCGCGTGCCTCTTCGGTGCGCTGCGCGTCGACCAGCGCGGCGAAACGCTCGTCGAGCTTGTCCAGCGCCGCGAGAACGCGGGCTTCGGTGTCGGCCGCGCGGTCGGCCGCAGCGGCGGTGAGGGCGTGCTCTGCGCGGGCGCGCTCTTCGGCGGTCTCGGCAAGTTCGGTGGTCGGCAAGGTGGTGGTGTTCCCCTTCGGTGCGGTGGGTGCGGCCGTCGCGGGTCGCGTGTGGGCTTGCTGTGCGCTGCGGGCTTCGTCGAGCGCGCGCAGCGCTGCGGTGGTGTCGGGGTAGGCCGGGTTCGTCACCGGTCCCAGCTCGACGACGTCGATACGGCGAAGGGTGCGGATGACGTCGCCGTCGGGGGTGTCTGTCCATTCCTGGTCAGAACCGGGGTCTTGAAGGGAGAACGTGAAAGAGCTACCGGCGACGACTCCGCGCCGGATCAGTTCGGCGACGTCACGGGCGGTGCTGGTGTCGGGTAGGTCGATCTCGTACCAGCCGCCTGTGTCGTCTTCACCCGTGCGCAGCCCTGCGCCGGTTCGCGCAAGGGGAGCGTTCGCGTTGTGGTTGAACGTCGCGAGAAGTTCTCTACGCTCCAGCGATTCCCGGCCTGCTCCGCGTTCGATGCGTTCCCGGAACCCGCCGAGGTCGTGGGACAGCGCGCCGAAGACGTAGGCGTAGCCGCGAATGGTGATGTTCTCGCCTTCAGACCGCAGCTCGACCGGGCGCGCGTAGTCGCGCCGCTCGGTGCTCAACGGGTCTAGGGCTCCTTGGTGTTCTCGGCGGTGTCGTCGCCGTTGTCGTCCGCCTGGTCGGCGGGGTCGTCCCCGGTCTCGTCGGGGGCAGGCTGCTCCGGCTCGTCGGCCGGTTCGCTCGCGGTCTTCCCGCCGGAGAGCGACAAAGGCCCGTCCGGGGTGAGCAACGCGAGGTTGAGGGGGAGTTGGAAGAAATCGCCGTACTCGGTGTCCGGCGGAAGGTCTTCGAGCGCCCGAACTTCGTTGCGGGTGTAGATCCCGGACGCGAGCCCCACGCGGTAGGTGTCCATGCGGTCTCGCAGCGAACCGCGCTGAATCGCATCGATGTTCAGCCGCACGAACGCGCGCTTGTCGCCCGTGTCGGCGACGAGCAACGCGGTTAGGGCCTCTTCGATTCGCTCGACCCATGGCCGCGTGGAGTACTGCGCAAAGCTCGTGTTCTGTTCAGACAGACCGCTACCCCAGCTCGTGGAGTTGGTCGCGTCCGCGATCAGGTGCGGCGGAACGCCGAAAAGCCTTGCCACGTCCGGAACCTGGAACTGTCTCGTCTCCAAGAACTGTGCTTCGTCCGGGGAGATCGTGACTTTCTGGAACGTCGCACCCTCGGTGAGGATCGCCAAGCCGTGACGGTTTCCCCGTCCACGGTGGATGTTCCGCCACGTCTGCCGGGCAGCCTTGAGACCGTCTGGGGTCATCGGGCCGGGCACGTTGACGACCGCGCCGGGAAGCGCGCCGTCTGAGAAGAAATCAGCGCCGTACTCCAGCGCGGACAACGCCGAGCCGATCGTGAGGGACGCGGCCGTGAGCGGGGAGACCCCGCGCAGCTCTCCGGCGAGCGGGAGCCCTTGCAGGTGAATGACGTCCTTGGGGTCAAGGGCGCCGACCACATCGGCCGGTTCGTCTTCGCCTGCGACGGAGAGTTGATACACCAGCCGTTTCCGGCCGGAGCGGGTCGCGACGTAGCGCGGCTCGACCATGCTTGCCGGGATCACGTCGAGCGCGACCACTCGGCCGCCGACGCGGGACACGAGAATGTAG encodes:
- a CDS encoding phage tail tape measure protein gives rise to the protein MAKPIKVTILGDVSDLTKKLGDGDKAVSGFGVSLGNVASGVAGVAAKFAVVSGAVAGIGNAISDALSQEPLSDKLNAQLGATAAQAKTYGATAGSLYAKGYGESMADINEAIRGVVLNIDGLRDASQADLERIGAKASNTAAIFDQELGGVTRAVGQLLRTGLVASADEAFDVITAGFQNGVDKSGDFLDTINEYSTFFRELGIDATTATGLISQGLRGGARDADKVADAMKELVIRTKESTKGTAEGFKALGLNAQEMAQHFAAGGAESAAAFDLTLERLRAMPDPVAKAAAATNLLGTQSEDLQKALFALDPKTAAASLGVIAGAADKAGTAFHDNAQSKLEAFGRTLTTGLVSVISTYVLPIVEKLAGFLTTVFGPAVSVVAEIVRDTIIPALGSLVAWVTQNRDWLSVVAAVIGAVFLPALVAMAVQATVTAAQVTAAWITSKVEALASLAVQSVTLVQLAALWVGLGVQSVLQSAKVAGAWVLSKIEALASLAVQAATFASLGAAWVLIGIQSVAGGAQVAGAWILSKVEALASLAAQVPAFAVLTAGWIALGVESLIRGAQMAAAWVMAMGPIGWIIAAVVALVALIIANWDEIKKWTVEKWNAIVGAVKDAWRPIGEFFDSIGSTIKNAISGAIDWVVKKVADGIKWIQDRVNDVKAFVSSLNPFRAMGGPISTSGVYTVGERGPEQVLLPKGAQVIPNHSTAGIGGSGATVNVYAQTNADPYAIGREVAWAMRTGGR
- a CDS encoding phage tail tube protein → MALDASIALGPETAYGTTATALDGYEGKGDSWKTTREFMESVGFRTGLQTARADRRRIVDMGGEGEIECDVLDAGAATLLTSAFDRRDTKTVGKTSVHTFTSASTGNGKSFTAEMVRPKTSGGVVAFRHVGCVATTVEFSQEVGNPLSVKVGFDFQTVTHGAAPQAPTYPAAAFPYDWTAGLVELKRPGASAYTALDVTKWSISAESGLKTDRRFVRQNPLKKIPARAAVPTYEGSIEAEFDDATLALYEDFIAGAVLSARITYTGATKASDGKPSAFSIEAPAIQFTGDSPEASIDELTTMELPFRILDPGTTDALKVIYTEPTPVAPAG
- a CDS encoding phage major capsid protein, which translates into the protein MSTERRDYARPVELRSEGENITIRGYAYVFGALSHDLGGFRERIERGAGRESLERRELLATFNHNANAPLARTGAGLRTGEDDTGGWYEIDLPDTSTARDVAELIRRGVVAGSSFTFSLQDPGSDQEWTDTPDGDVIRTLRRIDVVELGPVTNPAYPDTTAALRALDEARSAQQAHTRPATAAPTAPKGNTTTLPTTELAETAEERARAEHALTAAAADRAADTEARVLAALDKLDERFAALVDAQRTEEARALALELLTHGAPQAENATAERVSDNATLRSLAPGEAAEFRAVMGVTVDAANKQTGKAVPTETLYTQLIEIIAERSNVVRGGARSITTTSGEKLTFPRVSPVRPTTKTAEGAALPENYPQTDTVSNTPEKYGYLSHLSYELVQDDAVDLVGFLAADAGPNLADQMGRDFLAALLAGIVIKETPTKLTKEADAADWVIDLFFDLPTASAERASWIMGRKAISRLRKLKDNNGQYLMRSISEGSSLTLMGRPVLRDAGFDNDNTKVVLSDLSGFVTRFAGPLRVARSTEARFAEDLVSFKFVQRAAGTLTDASGTALLTLPAPAAA
- a CDS encoding phage portal protein — encoded protein: MGFLGFIEKRSAPVTVDKATTTGELFGTDAPADEPLTRETALKVSAVFACVRLLTDAIATLPVDAYRRIGGRRRVMPAPDWLIKPNPDVGRIAFFGQIMTSLLLEGNAYILVSRVGGRVVALDVIPASMVEPRYVATRSGRKRLVYQLSVAGEDEPADVVGALDPKDVIHLQGLPLAGELRGVSPLTAASLTIGSALSALEYGADFFSDGALPGAVVNVPGPMTPDGLKAARQTWRNIHRGRGNRHGLAILTEGATFQKVTISPDEAQFLETRQFQVPDVARLFGVPPHLIADATNSTSWGSGLSEQNTSFAQYSTRPWVERIEEALTALLVADTGDKRAFVRLNIDAIQRGSLRDRMDTYRVGLASGIYTRNEVRALEDLPPDTEYGDFFQLPLNLALLTPDGPLSLSGGKTASEPADEPEQPAPDETGDDPADQADDNGDDTAENTKEP